The Streptomyces spororaveus genome includes a region encoding these proteins:
- a CDS encoding ScbR family autoregulator-binding transcription factor produces the protein MSERKQQRAPQLRAVQTKAAILRAAAEVFDEFGFSGASISKIMKRADVTQGGMYFHFSSKEELAYAVMVGQGDGLEFPAGEDGLQHLVDITLYLAEQLRHNPVLRAGVRLAVEQGEFGLRDDVAYQAWVLEFRQQLRFARAKGELQPDVDDHELAWVLVSSFTGAQLFSQASTGRADLPQRIASLWRYLLPAVAADDIRGGLRLTLPPSEIEPEQTPEQAPAPEPKPEAKARPKSAPGKRA, from the coding sequence ATGTCAGAACGAAAGCAGCAACGCGCCCCGCAACTCAGGGCAGTTCAGACCAAAGCGGCCATCCTGCGTGCCGCGGCCGAGGTCTTCGACGAGTTCGGCTTCAGCGGAGCCAGCATCAGCAAGATCATGAAGCGGGCGGACGTCACTCAGGGCGGGATGTACTTCCACTTCAGCTCGAAGGAGGAGCTCGCCTACGCCGTCATGGTCGGCCAGGGCGACGGTCTGGAGTTCCCCGCGGGCGAGGACGGCCTGCAGCACCTGGTGGACATCACGCTCTACCTCGCCGAGCAGCTCCGGCACAATCCGGTGCTCCGGGCGGGTGTCCGACTGGCCGTGGAACAGGGCGAGTTCGGGCTGCGCGACGACGTGGCCTACCAGGCCTGGGTCCTGGAGTTCCGCCAGCAGCTGCGCTTCGCCCGGGCCAAGGGCGAACTCCAGCCGGACGTCGACGACCACGAACTGGCCTGGGTGCTGGTCAGCTCCTTCACCGGGGCGCAGCTCTTCTCCCAGGCGTCCACCGGCCGGGCCGACCTACCGCAGCGGATCGCCTCCCTGTGGCGCTACCTGCTGCCCGCGGTGGCCGCCGACGACATCCGCGGCGGGCTGCGCCTGACGCTGCCGCCGAGCGAGATCGAGCCGGAGCAGACGCCGGAGCAGGCGCCGGCTCCGGAGCCGAAGCCGGAAGCGAAGGCGCGGCCGAAGTCGGCACCGGGGAAGCGGGCTTGA
- a CDS encoding helix-turn-helix transcriptional regulator, translating to MTSSDLGDFLRARRARLRPDDVGLASYGRRRVAGLRREEVAVLAGMNSDYYARLEQGRERGPSPQILDAISGALRLDEAARAHLFRLAGTAPDGDRPQPRESVGAPLRQLLDGYTSCPAFVLNPATDVLAANAMADALFSPFAQRDNLARMTFLAPAARPFFVHWDRAAEAVVAGLRHAAGLDPHYPRLRALVRELGASSAEFTALWTAHTVRGKTFDSKELDHPDIGPLSLGFQSFAVLGAPGQQLVVYQAEPGSPSARGLALLGSLHATRRAF from the coding sequence GTGACCAGCAGTGATCTCGGAGACTTCCTGCGCGCCCGTCGCGCCCGCCTGCGGCCCGACGACGTGGGCCTGGCCTCCTACGGCCGCCGCCGCGTGGCGGGACTGCGCCGTGAGGAGGTCGCGGTCCTCGCCGGAATGAACAGCGACTACTACGCCCGGCTGGAGCAGGGGCGCGAACGCGGCCCTTCCCCGCAGATCCTCGACGCGATCAGCGGCGCCCTGCGCCTGGACGAAGCGGCACGCGCCCACCTCTTCCGGCTCGCCGGCACCGCGCCCGACGGTGACCGGCCGCAGCCGAGGGAGTCGGTCGGCGCCCCGCTGCGCCAGCTGCTGGACGGGTACACGAGCTGCCCGGCCTTCGTCCTGAACCCCGCCACCGACGTGCTGGCGGCCAACGCGATGGCCGACGCGCTGTTCTCCCCGTTCGCGCAGCGGGACAACCTCGCGCGCATGACGTTCCTCGCCCCCGCGGCCCGCCCGTTCTTCGTCCACTGGGACCGCGCGGCCGAGGCGGTGGTGGCCGGCCTGCGCCACGCGGCCGGCCTCGATCCGCACTACCCGCGGCTGCGCGCCCTGGTACGTGAACTCGGCGCGTCCAGCGCGGAGTTCACGGCGCTGTGGACCGCTCACACGGTCCGCGGCAAGACCTTCGACAGCAAGGAACTCGACCACCCCGACATCGGACCGCTCTCGCTCGGCTTCCAGTCCTTCGCCGTGCTCGGGGCGCCGGGCCAGCAACTGGTGGTCTACCAGGCCGAACCGGGGAGCCCGAGTGCCCGGGGGCTCGCCCTGCTCGGCAGCCTGCACGCCACCCGCCGGGCGTTCTGA
- a CDS encoding serine hydrolase domain-containing protein: MPLLVNRRLALSAALLAVTAAVAPSTTAHAAPTTPDLEGLTQALRNTTAAGAPGALARFSGPGGVSVRTVGVRDRTTGSAMDPQARFRIGSVSKTFTSVVLLQLVDEGRIDLDTSVNRYLPGLLPDDRITVRHLLSHRSGLADYTDAMFEHTVPGFEAVRNKVFGYQELVALSLREPRTTEPGVAYKYSNTNFVVVGMLIEKATGNGVAKEYERRIIKPLKLRNTSYVHPGTQIKGLHTRGYLHPDEAGAPLVDSTEQTVSWAQSAGAVISNPADLNTFTSALLGGRLLPAALLDAMLTVTPTDATNTRFYGLGLRRYDLSCGTSVYGHTGTVQGFYTYAFSTRDGRRSLSAMANTSNKGEANTALGGTLEAAFCGKPAAKATTRGFGFAPAEADLPEHNAR, encoded by the coding sequence GTGCCCCTGCTCGTGAACCGACGTCTGGCCCTCAGTGCCGCCCTGCTGGCCGTGACGGCCGCCGTGGCGCCGTCGACCACCGCCCACGCCGCCCCGACCACCCCCGATCTCGAAGGGCTGACCCAGGCGCTGCGGAACACGACCGCCGCCGGCGCGCCGGGCGCCCTGGCCCGCTTCAGCGGGCCCGGCGGGGTCAGCGTCCGAACGGTGGGGGTGCGCGACAGGACCACGGGCTCGGCGATGGACCCGCAGGCCCGCTTCCGGATCGGGAGCGTCAGCAAGACGTTCACCTCCGTCGTCCTGTTGCAGCTGGTGGACGAGGGCCGGATCGATCTGGACACCTCCGTCAACCGGTACCTGCCCGGCCTGCTGCCCGACGACCGGATCACGGTGCGCCATCTGCTGAGCCACCGCAGCGGGCTGGCGGACTACACGGACGCCATGTTCGAGCACACCGTTCCGGGCTTCGAAGCCGTCCGCAACAAGGTGTTCGGCTACCAGGAGCTGGTGGCCCTCTCGCTGCGCGAACCGCGCACGACCGAGCCCGGCGTCGCGTACAAGTACTCCAACACCAACTTCGTCGTCGTCGGCATGCTCATCGAGAAGGCCACCGGCAACGGCGTGGCCAAGGAGTACGAGCGGCGCATCATCAAGCCGCTGAAGCTGCGCAACACCTCCTACGTGCACCCCGGCACACAGATCAAGGGGCTGCACACGCGCGGCTACCTCCACCCCGACGAGGCCGGCGCGCCGCTGGTCGACTCCACCGAGCAGACGGTGTCGTGGGCCCAGTCCGCCGGGGCGGTGATCTCCAACCCCGCCGACCTGAACACCTTCACGTCCGCGCTGCTCGGCGGCCGGCTGCTGCCCGCCGCCCTGCTGGACGCCATGCTCACCGTGACGCCGACCGACGCCACGAACACCCGGTTCTACGGGCTCGGCCTGCGCCGCTACGACCTGTCGTGCGGCACGTCGGTCTACGGTCACACGGGCACCGTGCAGGGCTTCTACACCTACGCCTTCTCCACCCGCGACGGACGCCGCTCGCTCTCCGCGATGGCGAACACCTCGAACAAGGGGGAGGCGAACACGGCCCTCGGCGGGACCCTCGAAGCGGCGTTCTGCGGCAAGCCGGCCGCGAAGGCCACGACGCGCGGATTCGGGTTCGCACCGGCCGAGGCGGACCTGCCGGAGCACAACGCGCGCTGA
- a CDS encoding ScbA/BarX family gamma-butyrolactone biosynthesis protein gives MTVSTDHSAAPAAALSSALPREYVHKSAHSEVLLTGWHAVAPDEYVVTAQWPRTHSFYTPDEGHHDPLLLAESVRQAIPLLSHVAYDVPFGHRQIWDTFSYSTNADALAVGSTPADISLHIRCSGISRRGRRLAGLTMHVTATRDGRLLGTAEAGFTNQPEAVYQRLRGRNGDLDEVAARTIPLPPPLTPRRVGRDRFHDVVLSPTSSTRRAQLRADVNHPILFDHPVDHAPGMLLLEAVRQAAYRSAFPRRGVLTDMEIRFFRYAELTSACWIETLPNPEVSTAPDRHAVRVVARQDGEVAFAATATIATVSSVPVHLYATR, from the coding sequence ATGACTGTGTCAACTGATCACTCCGCCGCACCCGCCGCCGCGCTCAGCAGCGCCTTACCGCGGGAGTACGTACACAAGAGCGCACACTCGGAGGTGCTGCTCACCGGGTGGCACGCCGTCGCACCGGACGAGTACGTGGTCACCGCCCAATGGCCCCGCACCCACAGCTTCTACACACCGGACGAGGGTCACCACGACCCCCTGCTCCTCGCCGAATCGGTCCGCCAGGCCATCCCGCTCCTCAGTCACGTCGCGTACGACGTCCCCTTCGGTCACCGCCAGATCTGGGACACGTTCAGCTACTCGACGAACGCCGACGCCCTCGCCGTCGGTTCGACCCCGGCCGACATCTCGCTGCACATCCGCTGCTCGGGCATCTCGCGCCGCGGACGCAGACTCGCGGGTCTCACCATGCACGTGACCGCGACCCGCGACGGCCGACTCCTCGGCACCGCCGAAGCCGGTTTCACCAACCAGCCGGAGGCCGTCTACCAGCGCCTGCGCGGCCGGAACGGGGACCTCGACGAGGTCGCCGCCCGCACCATCCCGCTTCCGCCGCCGCTGACACCCCGCCGCGTGGGCCGCGACCGCTTCCACGACGTGGTCCTCTCCCCCACCAGCTCCACGCGACGTGCCCAGCTCCGGGCCGACGTCAACCACCCGATCCTTTTCGACCACCCCGTCGACCACGCCCCCGGCATGCTGCTGCTGGAAGCCGTACGCCAGGCCGCCTACCGTTCCGCCTTCCCCCGACGGGGAGTCCTGACCGATATGGAGATTCGTTTCTTCCGCTATGCGGAGCTGACCTCGGCCTGCTGGATCGAGACGCTCCCGAACCCGGAGGTGTCGACCGCGCCGGACCGTCATGCCGTACGCGTCGTCGCCCGCCAGGACGGCGAGGTCGCCTTCGCGGCCACGGCGACCATCGCCACCGTGTCGTCCGTCCCCGTCCACCTGTACGCCACGCGCTGA
- a CDS encoding phosphomannomutase/phosphoglucomutase yields the protein MPDLSNIVKAYDVRGVVPDEWDESLAELFGAAFVEVVPAAAIVIGHDMRPSSPGLSAAFARGAAARGVDVTLIGLCSTDQLYYASGSLGLPGAMFTASHNPAQYNGIKLCRAGAAPVGQDTGLSQIRELVETWSDEGAPAVPAGTVAGSVTELDSLPGYAAHLKGLVDVASIRPLKVVVDAGNGMGGHTVPTVFEGLPLDVVPMYFELDGTFPNHEANPLDPKNVVDLQARVLAEGADLGIAFDGDADRCFIVDERGVGVSPSAITALVAARELGRHGGSGTVIHNLITSWSVPEVVRENGGTPVRTRVGHSFIKEEMAKTGAIFGGEHSAHYYFKDFWNADTGMLAALHVLAALGGQEGPLSALVASYDRYAGSGEINSTVADQAGRLAAVSETYGGAEGVTLDELDGLTVTAEDWWFNVRASNTEPLLRLNVEARDEATLAKVRDEVLALIRA from the coding sequence ATGCCCGATCTTTCGAACATCGTCAAGGCGTACGACGTGCGTGGTGTCGTGCCGGACGAGTGGGACGAGTCCCTGGCCGAGCTGTTCGGTGCGGCGTTCGTGGAGGTCGTTCCCGCCGCGGCGATCGTGATCGGTCATGACATGCGGCCTTCGTCGCCGGGTCTGTCGGCTGCGTTCGCGCGGGGTGCGGCGGCGCGTGGTGTGGACGTGACGCTGATCGGGCTGTGCTCGACGGATCAGCTGTACTACGCGTCGGGTTCGCTGGGTCTGCCGGGTGCGATGTTCACGGCGTCGCACAATCCGGCGCAGTACAACGGCATCAAGCTGTGTCGTGCGGGTGCTGCTCCGGTGGGTCAGGACACGGGTCTGTCGCAGATCCGTGAGCTGGTCGAGACGTGGTCGGACGAGGGTGCTCCGGCCGTTCCGGCGGGCACGGTGGCGGGTTCGGTCACGGAGCTGGACTCCCTGCCCGGCTATGCCGCGCACCTGAAGGGTCTGGTGGACGTGGCGTCGATCCGTCCGCTGAAGGTGGTGGTGGACGCGGGCAACGGCATGGGCGGTCACACGGTCCCGACGGTGTTCGAGGGTCTGCCGCTGGACGTGGTTCCGATGTATTTCGAGCTGGACGGGACGTTCCCGAACCACGAGGCGAATCCGCTGGATCCGAAGAACGTGGTGGATCTGCAGGCGCGGGTGCTGGCGGAGGGTGCGGATCTGGGTATCGCGTTCGACGGTGACGCGGACCGCTGCTTCATCGTGGACGAGCGGGGTGTGGGTGTTTCGCCGTCGGCGATCACGGCGTTGGTCGCGGCGCGTGAGCTGGGCCGTCATGGCGGGTCGGGCACGGTGATCCACAATCTGATCACGTCGTGGTCGGTGCCGGAGGTCGTGCGTGAGAACGGCGGGACGCCGGTGCGTACCCGGGTGGGTCATTCCTTCATCAAGGAGGAGATGGCGAAGACGGGTGCGATCTTCGGTGGTGAGCACTCGGCGCACTATTACTTCAAGGATTTCTGGAACGCGGACACGGGCATGCTGGCGGCGCTGCACGTGCTGGCGGCGCTGGGTGGTCAGGAGGGTCCGTTGTCGGCGCTGGTGGCCTCCTATGACCGGTATGCGGGTTCGGGGGAGATCAACTCGACGGTCGCGGACCAGGCCGGGCGTCTGGCGGCGGTGAGCGAGACCTACGGCGGCGCGGAGGGTGTCACGCTGGACGAGCTCGACGGCCTGACCGTGACCGCTGAGGACTGGTGGTTCAACGTCCGTGCCTCGAACACCGAGCCGTTGCTGCGTTTGAACGTGGAGGCTCGTGACGAGGCCACCCTGGCCAAGGTCCGCGACGAGGTCCTGGCCCTCATCCGCGCCTGA
- a CDS encoding galactose-binding domain-containing protein gives MTISRHTHHRRRPLAVLSLLLAVVAMVLGPVPASAADPGWWNPVARPAPDSDINVTGEPFKGTDAQGRVRGFVDAHDHLMSNEGFGGRLICGKPFSEAGVADALKDCPEHYPDGTLAIFDFITKGGDGKHDPNGWPTFKDWPAHDSLTHQQNYYAWVERAWRGGQRVLVNDLVTNGVICSVYFFKDRSCDEMTAIRLEAQKTYDMQAYIDKMYGGPGKGWFRIVTDSAQARDVVQQGKLAVVLGVETSEPFGCKQILDIAQCSKADIDRGLDELYRLGVRSMFLCHKFDNALCGVRFDEGALGTAINVGQFLSTGTFWKTEKCTGPQHDNPIGLAAAAPAVQSKLPAGVAVPSYASDAQCNTRGLTELGEYAVRGMMKRKMMLEVDHMSVKAAGRSFDILESEAYPGVISSHSWMDMDWTERVYKLGGFIASYMSGAEGFSAEAKRTDALRDKYNVGYGYGTDMNGVGGWPGPRGADTPNPVRYPFRSTDGGSVIDKQTTGSRTWDLNTDGASHYGLVPDWIEDIRIVGGQGVVDDLFKGAESYLTTWGNSEKHKSTVNLATGSPASASSSEWWNPFVNYSPGRAVDGDSGSRWASEWNDNQWLHIDLGSANRVGRVTLDWEAAYGKAYRIEVSTDDTNWQTVWSTTASDGGLDTARFSGVPARYIRVQGLQRGTKWGYSLHEVGVFSS, from the coding sequence ATGACCATTTCCCGACACACGCACCACAGGCGTAGGCCCCTGGCGGTCCTGTCATTGCTCCTCGCCGTGGTGGCCATGGTGCTCGGCCCCGTACCCGCTTCCGCCGCCGACCCCGGCTGGTGGAACCCGGTCGCGCGGCCCGCACCCGACTCCGACATCAACGTCACCGGCGAGCCCTTCAAGGGGACCGATGCCCAGGGGCGGGTCCGGGGCTTCGTCGACGCGCACGACCATCTGATGTCCAACGAGGGCTTCGGCGGCCGTCTCATCTGCGGCAAGCCGTTCTCCGAGGCCGGGGTGGCCGACGCGCTCAAGGACTGCCCCGAGCACTACCCCGACGGCACCCTCGCGATCTTCGACTTCATCACCAAGGGCGGTGACGGCAAGCACGACCCGAACGGCTGGCCGACCTTCAAGGACTGGCCCGCCCACGACTCGCTGACCCACCAGCAGAACTACTACGCCTGGGTCGAACGGGCCTGGCGCGGCGGTCAGCGCGTGCTCGTGAACGACCTCGTCACCAACGGCGTCATCTGCTCGGTCTACTTCTTCAAGGACCGCAGCTGCGACGAGATGACCGCCATCCGCCTCGAAGCGCAGAAGACCTACGACATGCAGGCCTACATCGACAAGATGTACGGCGGCCCCGGCAAGGGCTGGTTCCGCATCGTCACCGACTCCGCGCAGGCCCGCGACGTCGTCCAGCAGGGCAAGCTCGCCGTGGTCCTCGGGGTCGAGACCTCCGAGCCCTTCGGCTGCAAGCAGATCCTGGACATCGCCCAGTGCAGCAAGGCGGACATCGACCGGGGCCTGGACGAGCTGTACCGCCTCGGGGTCCGCAGCATGTTCCTGTGCCACAAGTTCGACAACGCGCTGTGCGGTGTCCGCTTCGACGAGGGCGCCCTCGGTACGGCCATCAACGTCGGCCAGTTCCTGTCGACCGGCACTTTCTGGAAGACGGAGAAGTGCACCGGCCCGCAGCACGACAACCCCATCGGCCTGGCGGCGGCCGCACCGGCGGTGCAGAGCAAACTCCCCGCGGGGGTGGCGGTCCCCTCCTACGCCTCCGACGCCCAGTGCAATACGCGCGGACTCACGGAGCTCGGCGAGTACGCGGTGCGCGGCATGATGAAGCGCAAGATGATGCTTGAGGTCGACCACATGAGCGTGAAGGCCGCGGGCCGGTCCTTCGACATCCTGGAGTCCGAGGCGTACCCCGGTGTGATCTCCTCGCACAGCTGGATGGACATGGACTGGACCGAGCGGGTCTACAAGCTCGGCGGCTTCATCGCCTCGTACATGAGCGGCGCCGAGGGATTCAGCGCCGAGGCGAAGCGGACGGACGCGCTGCGCGACAAGTACAACGTCGGCTACGGGTACGGCACCGACATGAACGGTGTCGGCGGCTGGCCCGGACCGCGCGGGGCGGACACCCCGAACCCGGTGCGCTACCCCTTCCGCAGTACCGACGGCGGGTCCGTCATCGACAAGCAGACCACCGGTTCGCGGACGTGGGACCTCAACACCGACGGGGCGTCGCACTACGGTCTGGTCCCCGACTGGATCGAGGACATCCGCATCGTCGGCGGCCAGGGCGTGGTGGACGACCTCTTCAAGGGCGCCGAGTCCTACCTGACCACCTGGGGGAACTCCGAGAAGCACAAGTCCACGGTGAATCTCGCCACGGGCTCCCCGGCCTCGGCGTCGAGCTCGGAGTGGTGGAACCCGTTCGTGAACTACTCACCGGGCCGGGCCGTGGACGGGGACTCGGGCTCCCGCTGGGCGAGCGAGTGGAACGACAACCAGTGGCTGCACATCGACCTCGGGTCCGCGAACCGGGTGGGACGCGTCACCCTCGACTGGGAGGCCGCGTACGGGAAGGCGTACCGCATCGAGGTCTCCACGGACGACACCAACTGGCAGACCGTGTGGTCCACGACCGCGAGTGACGGCGGCCTCGACACGGCCCGCTTCTCCGGGGTCCCGGCCCGCTACATCCGCGTCCAGGGACTCCAGCGCGGCACCAAGTGGGGGTACTCGCTCCACGAGGTCGGCGTCTTCAGCAGCTGA
- a CDS encoding TetR/AcrR family transcriptional regulator, with the protein MARMPSADRRRQLTEAAIRAMTRDGVAGTTTRSIAAEAGVSLSVFHYCFDSKQALLESVIAAITDHSVTLVREAIQPKATLRETVRAGFQAYWDHVSAHPGEHMLTYELTQYALRRPGFEHLARRQYERYCDTYTELIEQLRHHMAFELRVPVGVLARYLAAMTDGLTLNHLVLGDAEISADILDMITDHVAGLVGDGHAPEDTP; encoded by the coding sequence ATGGCACGGATGCCCTCGGCCGACCGGCGCCGGCAGCTGACCGAGGCCGCGATCCGCGCGATGACCCGCGACGGCGTCGCCGGGACGACGACCAGGTCGATCGCCGCCGAAGCGGGCGTGTCCCTGAGCGTCTTCCACTACTGCTTCGACTCCAAGCAGGCCCTGCTCGAATCCGTCATCGCGGCGATCACCGACCACAGCGTCACGCTGGTACGGGAGGCGATCCAGCCGAAGGCCACCCTCCGGGAGACCGTCCGGGCGGGCTTCCAGGCGTACTGGGACCATGTGTCCGCCCACCCGGGCGAACACATGCTCACCTACGAACTCACCCAGTACGCCCTGCGCAGGCCCGGCTTCGAGCACCTGGCGCGGCGGCAGTACGAGCGCTACTGCGACACCTACACCGAACTGATCGAGCAGCTACGGCACCACATGGCCTTCGAGCTCCGCGTGCCCGTGGGCGTACTGGCCCGCTATCTGGCCGCCATGACCGACGGGCTGACGCTGAACCACCTCGTCCTCGGCGACGCCGAGATCTCGGCGGACATCCTCGACATGATCACCGACCATGTCGCGGGCCTCGTCGGAGACGGCCACGCACCCGAGGACACCCCCTAG
- a CDS encoding NAD-dependent epimerase/dehydratase family protein codes for MSTRHVVVTGATGFVGSAVLCRLAGQDQRATVRAVSRTRPPAALPGVRWVEADLADGPSLRGVCDGADVLLSLASYVGPDADRCTAVNAAGTAALVAEARRVGVGRIIHLSTCAVYGPGPHRGQDVAELTPAPVSAASGSRLAGEVSVLDAGGLVLRAGLVLGRGDRWAVPALVDAFRRVPAVWDGGEGRASFVDVDDLARLIVALALGDGAGAGVTGVLHAHHPEPVRNRDLMDALAEHRVLSARPAADWSWRRCLDSLAATPGWVSERQFTLLAGDHWYRADAAWELAGIAPGPGPLSRIGPAARWYRERGGVAPG; via the coding sequence TTGAGCACCCGTCACGTAGTGGTCACCGGCGCGACGGGCTTCGTGGGGTCGGCGGTGCTGTGCCGACTGGCGGGGCAGGACCAGCGGGCCACGGTACGCGCGGTGTCCCGTACGCGGCCGCCGGCCGCATTACCGGGGGTGCGCTGGGTGGAAGCCGACCTGGCCGACGGGCCGTCCCTGCGCGGGGTGTGCGACGGCGCGGACGTCCTGCTGTCGCTGGCCTCCTACGTAGGACCGGACGCCGACCGGTGCACCGCGGTCAACGCCGCCGGAACCGCGGCCCTGGTGGCCGAGGCCCGGCGGGTCGGAGTGGGGCGGATCATCCACCTGTCCACCTGCGCGGTCTACGGACCGGGCCCCCACCGTGGGCAGGACGTCGCCGAGTTGACGCCCGCCCCGGTGTCGGCGGCCAGCGGCAGCCGGCTGGCGGGGGAGGTGTCGGTGCTCGACGCGGGGGGACTGGTCCTGCGTGCGGGGCTCGTACTGGGAAGGGGCGACCGGTGGGCCGTACCGGCACTCGTCGACGCCTTCCGGCGCGTACCGGCGGTGTGGGACGGGGGCGAGGGACGCGCCTCCTTCGTCGATGTCGACGACCTGGCACGGCTCATCGTGGCGCTCGCGCTCGGTGACGGCGCCGGGGCCGGTGTCACGGGTGTTCTGCACGCCCACCACCCGGAGCCGGTGCGCAACCGGGACCTCATGGACGCCCTCGCCGAGCACCGGGTGCTGTCGGCGCGGCCCGCCGCCGACTGGTCGTGGCGCAGGTGCCTGGACTCCCTGGCCGCGACGCCGGGGTGGGTGAGCGAGCGTCAGTTCACGCTGCTGGCCGGTGACCACTGGTACCGCGCCGACGCGGCATGGGAACTCGCCGGGATCGCGCCGGGTCCCGGCCCGCTGAGCCGGATCGGGCCGGCGGCGCGGTGGTACCGGGAGAGGGGCGGGGTCGCCCCGGGGTGA
- a CDS encoding amidohydrolase family protein has translation MPRNDTTDAAVLDRIRLRSGDPGRRVVFTGATIVTMDPELGVLDHADLLVVGDTVAAVGPGLNRDGAVVVDATDTILTPGFVDTHRHAWQTQLRRIMPDVDDLGGYIASTLAGYAPVYRPQDMYAGTRLAALSAIDGGITCMLDFSHNSRTPEHSDAAVQALLDTGIRGVHASMGPHFGDWDGQWPGDLTRLRERWFSSDDQLLTLRVAALATEEIAGPALAYGRELARVARDLGVGVSVDAVFGAASSRAVLGWAADGLLGPDLTLIHATGLTPPAWRAIGESGTTVALAPTSDAQIGLETAVPAVDEALAAGIRPGLSIDVEVALAGDMFTQMRALHTVQRMRAVHAAYGSDRRPVRITTRDVLDFATLQGARTNGLHTVTGSLTPGKKADLLVIRAEDLNNMPLNDPIGTVVLGSDARNISAVLVGGTPRKWNGRVLDVDLAALREEVRASRAYVLGAAGVPAAGRS, from the coding sequence ATGCCCCGCAACGACACGACCGACGCCGCCGTCCTCGACCGGATCCGGCTCCGGTCCGGCGATCCCGGACGGCGCGTCGTGTTCACCGGCGCCACGATCGTCACGATGGACCCGGAGCTCGGCGTCCTCGACCACGCGGACCTGCTGGTCGTCGGCGATACCGTCGCGGCGGTCGGGCCCGGCCTGAACCGGGACGGCGCCGTGGTCGTCGACGCCACCGACACGATCCTGACGCCCGGCTTCGTCGACACCCACCGCCACGCCTGGCAGACGCAACTGCGCAGGATCATGCCCGACGTGGACGATCTCGGCGGCTACATCGCGTCCACCCTGGCCGGCTACGCGCCGGTCTACCGCCCGCAGGACATGTACGCCGGCACCCGCCTGGCCGCCCTGTCCGCCATCGACGGCGGCATCACCTGCATGCTGGACTTCTCCCACAACTCACGCACCCCCGAGCACTCCGACGCCGCCGTCCAGGCGCTGCTGGACACGGGCATCCGGGGCGTGCACGCCTCGATGGGGCCGCACTTCGGGGACTGGGACGGGCAGTGGCCCGGCGACCTGACCCGGCTCAGGGAACGCTGGTTCAGCAGCGACGACCAGCTGCTGACCCTGCGCGTGGCCGCGCTGGCCACCGAGGAGATCGCCGGACCCGCCCTCGCGTACGGCCGCGAACTCGCCCGGGTGGCCCGGGACCTGGGGGTCGGCGTGAGCGTGGACGCCGTCTTCGGTGCCGCTTCCTCCCGCGCGGTACTGGGGTGGGCGGCGGACGGTCTGCTCGGCCCCGACCTGACCCTCATCCACGCCACCGGCCTGACCCCGCCGGCGTGGCGGGCGATCGGGGAGAGCGGCACGACCGTGGCCCTGGCCCCGACCTCGGACGCGCAGATCGGACTGGAGACCGCGGTACCCGCCGTCGACGAGGCCCTGGCGGCCGGCATCCGTCCGGGACTGAGCATCGACGTCGAAGTCGCCCTGGCCGGGGACATGTTCACGCAGATGCGGGCCCTGCACACGGTCCAGCGGATGCGCGCGGTGCACGCGGCCTACGGCAGCGACCGGCGGCCGGTGCGCATCACCACCCGTGACGTCCTGGACTTCGCCACCCTCCAGGGCGCCCGCACCAACGGCCTGCACACGGTGACCGGCTCCCTCACTCCGGGGAAGAAGGCCGACCTGCTGGTCATCCGCGCCGAGGACCTCAACAACATGCCCCTCAACGATCCCATCGGAACCGTCGTCCTCGGCTCGGACGCCCGCAACATCAGCGCCGTCCTCGTGGGCGGCACGCCCCGCAAATGGAACGGTCGGGTCCTGGACGTGGACCTCGCCGCCCTGCGCGAGGAGGTCCGGGCGTCCCGCGCGTACGTGCTCGGCGCCGCGGGCGTCCCGGCCGCCGGGCGGTCATGA
- a CDS encoding zinc ribbon domain-containing protein YjdM, whose translation MTENLLPPCPECAGAYTYEMGALLVCPECGHEWPLASGEPAGASEERVIKDAVGNVLADGDTVTVVKGLKVKGSPSGIKAGTKVRNIRLVEGVDGHDIDCRIEGFGSMQLKSSVVRKV comes from the coding sequence GTGACTGAGAACCTCCTGCCTCCCTGCCCCGAGTGCGCGGGCGCGTACACCTACGAGATGGGAGCGCTCCTGGTCTGCCCCGAGTGCGGGCACGAGTGGCCGCTCGCCTCCGGTGAGCCGGCCGGCGCCTCCGAGGAGCGGGTGATCAAGGACGCGGTCGGCAATGTACTGGCCGACGGAGACACCGTGACGGTGGTCAAGGGCCTCAAGGTCAAGGGCAGCCCGTCCGGCATCAAGGCGGGTACGAAGGTGCGCAACATCCGCCTGGTGGAAGGCGTCGACGGCCATGACATCGACTGCAGGATCGAGGGGTTCGGTTCGATGCAGCTGAAGTCCAGCGTGGTCAGGAAGGTCTGA